From Ruminococcus sp. HUN007, a single genomic window includes:
- a CDS encoding dockerin type I domain-containing protein — protein sequence MACLMLFIPMVKVNAVVYDPALDYDSNGVVDVTDLTILSLYLEGDIYVYDPSIFDVNGNNIISQADRAAFQAYLAN from the coding sequence TTGGCGTGTTTGATGCTGTTTATACCAATGGTAAAGGTTAATGCAGTAGTTTATGATCCGGCACTTGATTATGATTCAAATGGTGTGGTTGATGTTACAGATCTTACAATATTGTCGTTGTATCTTGAAGGCGATATTTATGTTTATGATCCAAGTATTTTCGATGTTAATGGTAATAACATTATAAGTCAGGCTGATCGTGCAGCTTTTCAGGCGTATCTTGCAAATTGA
- a CDS encoding dockerin type I domain-containing protein → MKHVIVRGNNSGAKAGTHAVAIVGYDDNFTYDINHDGDIEPFEKGALKIADSNGTFWGYDGFMYVMYDALNGESASSDDWEADEKYERKAVFNVIPTDEENTEGFNIFYCIDVENRDVNFVGKIDIDTDRRENMFVSVQHKSRLAADHYTQIYPVTDIYSYVGSFIPYSGKLLLDFSNCYNSDDPYLSQNFASNHEWSIKLGSGNKGFSAEKWIENEKVSCSVVDSEGNLISDLGNVNISAGDNEITMKTVINMKPGDINFDGYVNSLDYVTVHQYIKGMIRLSNVQLRIADMDSDGDVDEEDKQAVVEQYIS, encoded by the coding sequence ATGAAGCATGTGATCGTGCGCGGCAATAACAGCGGTGCAAAGGCGGGTACTCATGCTGTTGCCATAGTAGGATACGACGATAATTTCACTTACGACATAAATCACGACGGTGATATAGAACCGTTTGAGAAAGGTGCACTTAAAATAGCTGATTCAAACGGAACATTCTGGGGCTATGACGGATTCATGTATGTCATGTACGATGCTCTCAACGGTGAAAGCGCCTCTTCTGATGACTGGGAAGCTGATGAAAAATACGAAAGAAAGGCTGTTTTCAATGTTATCCCGACAGATGAAGAAAATACTGAAGGATTCAATATATTCTACTGTATCGACGTGGAAAACAGAGATGTAAATTTTGTCGGAAAAATAGATATTGACACGGACCGCAGAGAAAACATGTTTGTTTCTGTACAGCATAAGAGCAGACTGGCGGCCGATCATTACACACAAATCTATCCTGTGACTGACATTTACAGCTACGTTGGATCATTCATACCTTACAGCGGAAAGCTTCTTCTCGATTTCAGCAACTGCTATAATTCAGATGATCCGTATCTTTCGCAGAACTTTGCTTCAAACCATGAGTGGAGCATAAAACTCGGAAGCGGCAACAAGGGATTCAGTGCGGAAAAGTGGATCGAAAACGAAAAGGTTTCCTGTTCAGTAGTTGATTCTGAAGGAAATCTGATCTCCGATCTCGGTAATGTAAATATTTCAGCCGGTGACAATGAAATTACAATGAAAACTGTCATTAACATGAAACCGGGCGACATCAATTTCGACGGATATGTAAACTCTCTTGATTACGTAACTGTACATCAGTACATCAAAGGAATGATACGTCTTTCAAATGTACAGCTCAGAATTGCCGATATGGACTCTGACGGAGATGTTGACGAAGAAGACAAGCAGGCTGTAGTCGAACAGTATATCAGCTGA
- a CDS encoding trypsin-like peptidase domain-containing protein translates to MPRTGNYDGRQIDSSANAKSVVHLEFEDNNGQGWRGSGFIIDKHIIATCAHCIYNGTSFFDNYTIKIYDSNGTTLLNTLYAKELHVPSAYISNPSKSNDYGLIYVDSSLSSYGNIALGTATDYFMTTSSDVSISGFPGEVSGSPVGIVRYFETGSVLSTSTDDLLKTTAYASGGDSGGPMYIEYTLGNDTFRSAIGICGYYNYDSGVRYSEGVRITTPVLRFYMDNEYINSVN, encoded by the coding sequence ATGCCTCGTACTGGAAACTACGACGGAAGACAAATAGATTCTTCCGCTAATGCTAAAAGTGTTGTGCATTTAGAGTTCGAAGATAATAATGGTCAAGGATGGCGAGGATCAGGCTTCATTATAGATAAGCACATAATTGCTACGTGTGCGCATTGTATTTATAATGGTACTTCGTTTTTCGACAATTATACAATCAAAATCTATGATTCTAATGGAACAACACTTTTAAATACACTTTATGCCAAGGAGCTTCATGTTCCAAGTGCTTATATATCAAACCCATCTAAATCTAATGATTATGGTTTGATTTATGTTGATTCCAGTCTGTCAAGCTATGGTAATATTGCATTAGGAACCGCAACAGATTATTTTATGACCACTTCTTCTGATGTATCAATAAGCGGTTTTCCTGGAGAAGTGTCTGGATCGCCAGTTGGAATTGTAAGATATTTTGAAACCGGTAGTGTATTATCAACATCAACAGACGATTTATTAAAAACAACCGCTTACGCAAGTGGCGGAGATAGCGGTGGTCCGATGTATATTGAATATACTCTTGGTAATGATACATTTCGATCTGCTATTGGAATATGTGGTTATTATAACTATGATTCTGGTGTAAGATATAGTGAAGGCGTTAGAATTACAACTCCAGTACTTAGATTTTATATGGATAATGAGTACATAAACAGCGTTAATTAA
- a CDS encoding acyl-CoA dehydratase activase-related protein: protein MNYCLGIDVGSTTVKTVITDDNKKIIYSKYQRHFSKVRETVAEQMEIIKNEYPDASFRLAVTGSAGLGLANAAELPFVQEVNAAFIAVKESYPDTDVVIELGGEDAKIIFFTGGVEQRMNGSCAGGTGAFIDQMATLLGITTDELDRLALEAEKIYPIASRCGVFAKSDIQPLLNQGAKREDISASIFQAVVDQTVAGLSQGRKIEGNVLFLGGPLFFQQGLRKAFVNTLKLDDKSARFPDEAPVFVAYGSALFAGNSESDLMTADEIVKRVKEAKTTDNVVTGERLFKDRSEYEAFIKRHSENDLKYENIETYTGDAFLGIDAGSTTTKMALITPDGKLLYQFYASNKGQPLDRISKKLKEIYELAGDHVNIAGSAVTGYGEDLIKAGLHIDHGIVETVAHYKAAAFFCPDVDFIIDIGGQDIKCFKIKNGAIDSIMLNEACSSGCGSFIQTFAQALGYDIARFSNLGLFAEHPVDLGSRCTVFMNSSVKQAQKDGATVEDISAGLSSSIIKNAIYKVIRAKSPSDLGQNIVVQGGTFLNDAVLRSFEMELGRNVTRPAIAGLMGAFGAALYAKENSAGHSSLISREDLKDFSYTSKAFQCGGCTAKCNLNMITFADGEKFISGNKCERGAGKKRTAEGFCLYEYKYDLLMKTELKPEGTPKAKIGIPMVLSYFDQLPLWSRFFRDLGFEIVLSDESSRDMYYKGQQTIPSDTVCYPAKLVHGHVADLLEKGVDFIFYPCMSYNLEEPDTDNHYNCPVVAYYPELLKANIPELNEDNFKNPYLDLNRKEHVADVMAGVLGKYGINKKQALEALEKGFDDLEMFRKEVEIKANDIIEKARKEGKMIIVLAGRPYHLDKEINHGINKLITSLGMAVVTEDSVSGHGDMPDLDVLNQWTYHSRMYRAADYVTKNKDMQLVQLVSFGCGIDAITTDEIRSILESKGKLYTQLKIDEISNLGAAKIRLRSLMAAAETD from the coding sequence ATGAATTACTGTTTAGGAATAGATGTAGGTTCTACGACTGTCAAGACAGTTATTACCGATGACAACAAAAAGATAATATATTCAAAATACCAGCGCCATTTCTCAAAGGTAAGGGAAACTGTCGCTGAGCAGATGGAGATAATCAAAAATGAATATCCGGATGCTTCATTCAGACTTGCTGTTACTGGTTCTGCCGGACTTGGTCTGGCAAATGCAGCTGAGCTTCCTTTTGTTCAGGAGGTAAATGCAGCATTTATCGCAGTTAAGGAAAGTTATCCTGATACTGACGTCGTTATCGAACTCGGCGGTGAGGATGCAAAGATAATCTTTTTCACCGGCGGTGTTGAACAGCGTATGAACGGTTCATGTGCCGGCGGTACAGGTGCATTCATCGACCAGATGGCTACCCTTCTCGGCATCACTACCGATGAGCTTGACAGACTTGCTCTCGAAGCTGAAAAGATCTACCCTATCGCTTCACGCTGCGGTGTATTTGCCAAGTCAGATATTCAGCCGCTTCTCAATCAGGGTGCAAAGCGTGAGGATATTTCCGCAAGTATATTCCAGGCCGTAGTTGACCAGACCGTTGCAGGTCTTTCACAAGGCCGTAAAATAGAAGGAAACGTTCTTTTCCTGGGCGGTCCGCTGTTTTTCCAGCAGGGACTCAGAAAGGCGTTTGTAAATACACTTAAACTCGACGACAAAAGTGCACGTTTTCCGGATGAAGCTCCTGTTTTCGTGGCATACGGTTCAGCACTTTTTGCCGGAAACAGTGAAAGCGACCTTATGACAGCAGATGAGATCGTAAAGCGTGTTAAGGAGGCAAAGACTACTGACAATGTTGTGACCGGAGAAAGACTATTCAAGGACCGTTCCGAATACGAAGCTTTCATAAAGAGGCACAGCGAAAACGACCTTAAATACGAAAATATCGAAACATACACAGGTGACGCTTTCCTTGGTATAGATGCAGGTTCGACCACTACCAAGATGGCTCTCATCACACCGGACGGAAAGCTTCTTTACCAGTTCTACGCTTCCAATAAGGGACAGCCTCTTGACAGAATTTCAAAGAAACTCAAAGAGATATATGAACTTGCCGGTGATCACGTAAACATTGCAGGTTCTGCCGTTACAGGATACGGCGAAGACCTCATAAAGGCCGGCCTCCACATCGACCACGGTATAGTTGAAACGGTTGCACACTACAAGGCTGCTGCCTTCTTCTGCCCGGACGTTGACTTCATCATCGACATCGGCGGGCAGGATATCAAGTGCTTCAAGATAAAGAACGGTGCTATCGACAGCATCATGCTCAACGAAGCCTGTTCTTCAGGATGCGGATCTTTCATCCAGACATTTGCACAGGCCCTCGGATACGATATTGCAAGATTCTCAAACCTCGGACTTTTTGCCGAGCATCCGGTTGACCTCGGTTCAAGATGTACCGTTTTCATGAACAGCTCGGTAAAACAGGCTCAGAAGGACGGCGCAACAGTCGAGGACATTTCAGCCGGTCTTTCATCTTCAATAATCAAGAATGCCATCTACAAGGTAATAAGAGCGAAGTCTCCTTCCGACCTCGGACAGAATATTGTCGTTCAGGGCGGTACCTTCCTTAATGATGCCGTTCTCCGTTCCTTCGAAATGGAACTCGGAAGAAACGTTACCCGTCCGGCTATCGCAGGACTCATGGGTGCTTTCGGTGCGGCGCTTTACGCGAAGGAAAACTCGGCCGGACATTCCTCACTTATAAGCCGCGAAGACTTAAAGGATTTCTCATACACATCAAAGGCTTTCCAGTGCGGCGGATGTACTGCAAAGTGCAACCTCAACATGATCACCTTTGCTGACGGTGAAAAATTCATTTCAGGAAACAAGTGCGAACGCGGTGCCGGAAAGAAGCGTACTGCCGAGGGCTTCTGCCTTTACGAGTACAAGTACGACCTGCTTATGAAGACTGAACTCAAGCCGGAAGGCACACCGAAGGCGAAGATAGGTATACCGATGGTACTCAGTTACTTCGATCAGCTTCCGTTATGGAGCAGATTCTTCCGCGACCTCGGATTCGAGATCGTCCTTTCTGACGAAAGCTCACGCGACATGTACTACAAGGGTCAGCAGACCATCCCTTCCGATACGGTATGCTATCCGGCAAAGCTTGTACACGGTCATGTGGCTGATCTTCTCGAAAAGGGCGTTGACTTCATTTTCTATCCGTGCATGAGCTACAATCTTGAGGAGCCTGACACGGACAATCACTACAACTGTCCTGTTGTTGCCTACTATCCGGAACTTCTGAAGGCAAATATTCCGGAACTTAACGAAGACAATTTCAAAAATCCTTATCTTGACCTTAACAGAAAAGAGCACGTAGCCGATGTAATGGCAGGTGTGCTCGGAAAATACGGCATTAATAAAAAACAGGCCCTCGAGGCTCTTGAAAAAGGATTTGACGACCTTGAAATGTTCCGTAAGGAAGTTGAGATAAAGGCGAATGATATAATCGAAAAAGCACGCAAGGAAGGAAAAATGATAATCGTCCTTGCCGGAAGACCTTATCATCTTGACAAGGAAATAAACCACGGTATCAACAAGCTGATCACCAGCCTCGGAATGGCTGTTGTCACCGAGGACAGCGTAAGCGGACACGGCGACATGCCTGACCTTGACGTACTTAACCAGTGGACCTATCATTCGAGAATGTACAGAGCGGCTGACTACGTAACAAAGAACAAGGACATGCAGCTTGTACAGCTCGTATCTTTCGGATGCGGAATAGATGCTATCACAACGGATGAAATAAGATCGATACTCGAATCAAAAGGCAAGCTGTACACACAGCTGAAAATAGATGAGATAAGCAACCTCGGAGCTGCGAAGATAAGACTGCGAAGCCTTATGGCAGCTGCGGAAACAGACTAA
- a CDS encoding type II toxin-antitoxin system PemK/MazF family toxin, protein MVSQGDIIKVNLNPQRGHEQAGYRPALVVSNDTFNKYAKLAIVCPITNTDNQFPLHVSLDERTATTGVVLCEHIRALDLNSRPCVFVEKIPDDILRKVADIISAEIEIPVSEESAENTSE, encoded by the coding sequence ATGGTAAGTCAGGGCGATATCATTAAAGTAAATCTTAATCCGCAGCGCGGACATGAGCAGGCAGGATATCGTCCTGCGCTGGTAGTCAGTAATGATACTTTTAATAAATACGCAAAGTTAGCTATTGTCTGCCCGATTACCAACACAGACAATCAGTTTCCGCTGCACGTTTCTCTTGATGAACGAACAGCAACAACTGGCGTGGTTTTGTGTGAGCATATCCGGGCACTGGATCTTAATTCAAGACCCTGTGTATTTGTAGAAAAAATACCTGATGATATTCTCAGGAAAGTAGCAGATATAATATCGGCAGAAATTGAGATCCCTGTTTCAGAAGAAAGCGCTGAAAATACAAGTGAATAA
- a CDS encoding dockerin type I repeat-containing protein: MKKVISLVTGVSMLLSSFILPVSAETEPSTEPEKIYDTALSSDTNKITDLEQIAGLLKNYIDENHPGDATVAINDKDSSLDVIFRKTAIGEEEFDGEIIYWNMAEYLEENNVDSSFISNKFTVSFLAAATAATSSVTTGDINFNGSIDVTDLTELSLVLIGDKELSANQQKAADVDGDGAVTLADLARLQQYLSKKIDKL, translated from the coding sequence ATGAAAAAAGTAATTTCATTAGTGACTGGTGTGTCAATGCTGCTTTCTTCATTCATACTACCTGTAAGTGCGGAAACAGAACCTAGCACAGAGCCTGAAAAGATATATGACACAGCATTATCCTCTGATACCAATAAGATAACCGACCTTGAACAGATAGCCGGTCTCTTAAAAAATTATATAGATGAAAACCATCCGGGAGATGCGACAGTAGCAATTAATGACAAAGATAGCAGTCTGGATGTGATATTCCGAAAGACAGCTATCGGTGAAGAAGAGTTCGACGGTGAGATCATTTACTGGAATATGGCTGAATATTTAGAAGAGAATAACGTAGATTCATCTTTCATTTCCAACAAATTTACTGTTTCGTTTCTTGCAGCTGCAACTGCAGCAACTTCTTCTGTAACTACAGGTGATATTAATTTTAATGGCTCAATCGATGTAACAGACCTTACTGAGCTTTCACTTGTGCTAATAGGCGATAAAGAACTTTCAGCTAATCAACAGAAAGCAGCCGACGTTGACGGTGACGGAGCTGTTACACTCGCTGACCTTGCAAGACTTCAGCAGTATCTTTCAAAGAAGATTGATAAACTTTGA
- a CDS encoding serine protease, giving the protein MRNFTKSFFKRTMVIIMVVAFALTFTPYDINVTDAANSNMTYFIYNASNASYEGSYTIYANTPLMLPADCQEQSRTVFGGDDRVLDYSKKGVVKLIGTNDYLGTGFIVDDHVIATAAHCVTTSSATSKIVDSILIQTLDSNNNIVSTYVTPVKIHVPYNWMEFLQNPNSTFHTNNEYYHWNYDYALITVEQNLHSYKKCNLSIALDDFYPASNDTNPSDNASVSVTGFPQYINGVLKNNKTTHNLYTGTGVTLPYTNMNYQGENPYGRLMFYDTDISSGNSGSPVYYTETYNSKVYFDVVAICTAQKGYANVGLRINEDMLKFYLSNSHISY; this is encoded by the coding sequence ATGAGAAATTTTACAAAGTCTTTTTTTAAAAGAACCATGGTCATAATAATGGTTGTAGCTTTTGCTTTAACATTTACACCTTATGATATAAATGTTACTGATGCGGCTAATAGTAATATGACTTATTTTATTTATAATGCATCAAATGCTTCATATGAAGGATCATATACAATATATGCAAATACTCCTTTGATGTTACCTGCAGATTGCCAGGAACAGTCTCGTACAGTTTTTGGCGGAGATGACAGGGTGCTGGATTATTCAAAAAAAGGAGTTGTAAAGCTAATAGGTACAAATGATTATCTTGGCACAGGTTTTATCGTTGATGATCATGTTATAGCAACTGCAGCTCATTGTGTAACAACTTCATCAGCTACGTCTAAAATAGTTGATAGTATTTTAATCCAGACTTTAGATTCGAATAATAATATTGTTAGTACATATGTAACACCAGTAAAAATACATGTTCCATATAATTGGATGGAATTTCTTCAGAATCCAAACAGTACATTTCATACAAATAATGAGTATTATCATTGGAACTATGATTACGCACTTATAACCGTAGAACAAAATTTGCATTCATATAAAAAGTGTAATCTTTCAATTGCTTTGGATGATTTCTATCCTGCATCTAATGATACCAATCCATCGGATAATGCTTCGGTTAGTGTAACGGGTTTTCCACAGTATATTAATGGAGTATTAAAAAATAATAAGACAACTCATAATCTTTATACAGGGACAGGAGTTACTTTGCCTTATACTAATATGAATTATCAGGGTGAAAATCCATATGGAAGACTTATGTTTTATGATACAGATATATCAAGTGGAAATAGTGGAAGTCCTGTTTATTATACTGAAACATATAATTCGAAAGTGTATTTTGATGTAGTAGCAATTTGTACTGCTCAAAAAGGTTATGCTAATGTCGGTTTACGAATCAACGAAGATATGCTTAAATTTTATTTGAGTAATTCACATATTTCATATTGA
- a CDS encoding dockerin type I domain-containing protein, with amino-acid sequence MNSYEDVFKAIELIYSATGLQSAVSAFADGSSVTLPSEIEVLYSDNIVTGDIDLNDIIDISDLTELSLALIGDKELTAVQQKAADIDGDGSVTLADLARLQQYLSKKIDKL; translated from the coding sequence ATGAATTCGTATGAGGATGTTTTCAAAGCAATTGAACTTATTTATTCAGCTACTGGCTTGCAGTCAGCAGTATCAGCTTTTGCAGACGGATCATCGGTAACGCTTCCGTCAGAAATAGAAGTACTTTATTCCGATAACATAGTTACAGGAGATATTGATCTTAATGACATAATTGATATTAGTGATTTAACAGAATTATCACTTGCTCTTATTGGTGACAAGGAGCTTACAGCAGTTCAGCAGAAAGCAGCTGATATCGATGGTGACGGATCAGTAACTCTTGCCGATCTTGCAAGACTTCAGCAGTATCTTTCAAAGAAGATTGATAAACTGTGA
- a CDS encoding 2-hydroxyacyl-CoA dehydratase, with translation MAKFPVFTDNMKSTHTILVPDMLPIHFNLIISILRNCGYKMELLRTSTQTVIDEGLKNVHNDTCYPALLVIGQFMEALNSGKYDPDKTALMLTQTGGGCRASNYIHLLRKALKEKYPQVPVISLNFSGLEKEGGFKLTVPVIMKLLYAVLYGDILMLLYNQCRPYELVPGESEKVLNKWEKILEEKFSKNQFFGTAKNYKMILDDFAKIKRSKQKKIKVGIVGEIYVKYSPLANNHLEDFLLSEGCEPVVPSLIDFVLYCAINNVNDGKIYGFKNKTTFAFKIGYDVIYAKQKQMINIIKKHGVFEPPHDFEHLRSECDKYINQGVKMGEGWLIPAEMAALASSGTENIICTQPFGCLPNHIVAKGMARVIKQGFPNANIVAIDYDPGATKVNQENRIKLMLANARR, from the coding sequence TTGGCGAAATTTCCTGTATTTACGGATAATATGAAATCAACGCATACCATCCTCGTTCCGGATATGCTCCCTATTCATTTTAATCTTATAATCAGTATTCTCAGAAACTGCGGATACAAGATGGAGCTTCTTCGTACATCCACTCAGACTGTTATTGACGAGGGATTAAAAAACGTACACAACGATACCTGCTATCCGGCTCTTCTCGTTATAGGTCAGTTTATGGAGGCACTTAACAGCGGAAAATACGACCCTGATAAAACTGCTCTCATGCTTACCCAGACAGGCGGCGGATGCAGAGCGTCAAACTATATTCATCTTCTCAGAAAGGCACTTAAGGAAAAATATCCGCAGGTGCCTGTGATCTCACTCAACTTCAGCGGACTTGAAAAGGAAGGCGGATTCAAGCTCACCGTTCCTGTAATTATGAAGCTTCTGTATGCTGTTCTCTACGGCGACATACTCATGCTTCTCTACAATCAGTGCCGTCCGTATGAACTCGTTCCGGGTGAATCGGAAAAGGTGCTTAACAAGTGGGAGAAAATACTCGAGGAAAAGTTCTCGAAAAATCAGTTTTTCGGTACTGCGAAGAACTATAAAATGATACTTGACGACTTTGCGAAGATAAAGCGAAGCAAGCAGAAGAAGATAAAGGTCGGCATCGTCGGTGAGATCTACGTAAAATATTCACCGCTTGCAAACAACCACCTTGAAGATTTTCTTTTAAGCGAAGGATGTGAACCTGTAGTTCCTTCACTCATTGACTTCGTGCTCTACTGTGCGATAAACAACGTAAATGACGGTAAGATCTACGGCTTTAAGAACAAAACAACATTTGCTTTCAAAATAGGTTACGACGTTATTTACGCAAAGCAGAAGCAGATGATAAACATAATAAAGAAGCACGGCGTTTTCGAACCGCCGCATGACTTCGAACATTTAAGAAGCGAATGTGACAAGTACATCAATCAGGGTGTGAAGATGGGCGAAGGATGGCTCATTCCTGCTGAAATGGCGGCTCTTGCATCTTCCGGTACTGAAAACATTATCTGTACCCAGCCGTTCGGATGCCTGCCGAACCATATTGTTGCAAAGGGTATGGCACGAGTTATAAAGCAGGGATTCCCGAATGCAAACATAGTTGCCATAGACTATGACCCGGGTGCCACAAAGGTAAACCAGGAAAACAGAATAAAACTCATGCTTGCAAACGCAAGAAGATAA
- a CDS encoding IS1634 family transposase yields the protein MKLNYDKKSKDPTYFIQMGIRNGKKTTTKNVARIGKHSELLKITDDPLSYAKEQVRIYNEEHKKNKTLALDLKIDFNEKIKATDAVTSLSTDKNIGYFFLQYIYGKLEISSFFKNITEDRKIEFNPNLVNRFITFSRIIDPDSKLGSFQKMSNYYEQPDFDYMHIMRTMDLMKDHYDEYISYLYEKSCSIIKRNTSVCYYDCTNYYFETECEDEDYVDEVTGEFIKGLRKYGPSKEHRPNPICEMGLFMDAEGIPLSMCISSGSDNEQTTAIPLEKKLTKMLQGKKFIYCADAGLGSLNIRNFNSMGGRAFIVTQSVKKLSSMLQEAVFNDCDYKLLSSNKHISLNYMKTFDRKNPDNLSLYNDHAYKIIDADKAFDVGLYEEKICKNGKVKKVKSKATLKQKIIISFSRKMMEYQRYIRNRQIERAKKLLENIDPETYKKGPHDVTRFIKRISKSKAEENGSDTYILDKEAIEKEEKYDGFYAVATNLDDDAKSILEISMNRYKIEDCFRIMKTNFDARPVYHSTLNRIIAHFMICYTALLIYRILEKLLEEKGYHFSVYNIIETIRNMNVSNIQDMCYMSNYTCSQVCTALNEITGLELDKQYYLPKTLNGKIKLISK from the coding sequence ATGAAGCTTAATTACGATAAAAAATCCAAAGATCCCACCTATTTTATCCAGATGGGAATCAGAAACGGTAAAAAGACAACAACCAAAAATGTAGCTCGTATCGGTAAGCATTCAGAACTTCTTAAGATTACAGACGATCCTCTTTCATATGCGAAAGAACAGGTCAGAATATATAACGAGGAGCATAAGAAAAATAAAACACTTGCACTTGATCTGAAAATCGACTTTAATGAGAAGATCAAAGCTACCGATGCTGTTACTTCATTATCCACAGACAAAAATATAGGCTATTTCTTTCTTCAGTATATCTACGGAAAACTTGAAATAAGTTCATTTTTCAAAAACATCACTGAAGACAGAAAAATTGAATTCAACCCTAATCTTGTAAACAGATTTATTACGTTTTCAAGAATTATTGATCCGGATTCAAAACTCGGTTCTTTCCAGAAAATGAGTAACTATTACGAACAGCCTGATTTTGATTACATGCATATAATGCGTACCATGGATCTGATGAAAGACCATTACGACGAATATATCAGCTACCTGTATGAAAAAAGCTGCAGTATTATCAAAAGGAATACATCGGTGTGCTATTACGACTGTACAAATTATTACTTTGAAACCGAATGTGAAGACGAAGACTATGTTGATGAAGTAACAGGAGAATTCATCAAAGGGCTTCGTAAATATGGTCCTTCAAAAGAACATCGTCCAAATCCTATCTGCGAAATGGGACTGTTCATGGATGCAGAAGGTATCCCTTTATCCATGTGTATTTCATCAGGTTCTGATAATGAGCAGACTACTGCTATTCCGCTGGAAAAGAAACTTACTAAAATGCTCCAGGGGAAAAAGTTCATATACTGTGCCGATGCAGGTCTTGGATCTTTGAATATCCGTAATTTCAATTCTATGGGTGGTCGTGCGTTTATCGTTACACAGTCCGTAAAGAAACTTTCCTCAATGTTACAGGAGGCGGTTTTTAACGATTGTGATTACAAGCTGCTTTCCAGCAATAAGCATATTTCACTAAACTATATGAAGACATTCGACAGAAAAAATCCTGATAATCTGAGTCTTTACAACGATCATGCCTACAAAATAATTGACGCGGATAAAGCGTTCGATGTAGGACTTTACGAAGAAAAAATCTGCAAAAACGGAAAGGTAAAAAAAGTTAAATCCAAAGCAACGCTTAAACAGAAAATCATTATCTCATTTTCAAGAAAAATGATGGAATATCAGCGTTACATACGCAACAGGCAAATTGAAAGAGCGAAAAAGCTGCTTGAAAATATCGATCCTGAAACTTACAAAAAGGGGCCGCATGATGTTACCAGATTCATCAAAAGAATCTCTAAGTCCAAAGCTGAAGAGAACGGTTCCGACACCTACATTCTTGACAAAGAAGCAATTGAAAAAGAAGAAAAATACGATGGCTTTTATGCCGTAGCAACCAATCTTGATGATGACGCAAAATCTATTCTTGAAATCAGCATGAACCGCTACAAAATAGAGGACTGTTTTCGAATCATGAAAACCAATTTTGACGCAAGACCTGTTTACCATAGTACCCTGAACAGAATTATTGCTCATTTTATGATATGCTATACTGCGCTTTTGATTTATCGTATTCTTGAAAAACTGCTTGAAGAAAAAGGATATCATTTTTCAGTATACAATATCATTGAAACAATCCGGAATATGAACGTTTCAAATATCCAGGATATGTGCTACATGTCCAATTATACTTGCTCTCAGGTGTGTACTGCTTTGAACGAAATTACGGGACTTGAGTTAGACAAACAATACTATCTGCCAAAGACTTTGAATGGAAAAATAAAATTAATTTCCAAATAA
- a CDS encoding AbrB/MazE/SpoVT family DNA-binding domain-containing protein, whose protein sequence is MTTTIQKWGNSQGVRLPKHMLEVLKWSSNEKIVIIAQDNKIIIKQAEPKKRKTIDELFDGYNGNYVPEEIDWGDPVGGEIW, encoded by the coding sequence ATGACAACAACTATTCAGAAATGGGGCAACAGTCAGGGTGTTCGTTTACCGAAGCATATGCTTGAAGTTTTAAAATGGTCGAGCAACGAAAAAATAGTTATAATCGCTCAGGATAATAAAATTATTATCAAACAGGCAGAACCAAAAAAAAGAAAGACTATAGATGAGCTTTTTGACGGATACAACGGAAATTATGTCCCTGAAGAAATAGATTGGGGTGATCCTGTTGGAGGAGAAATATGGTAA